GTTACATGTTTTACAAAACTTATTTATTTCTAACCGCTCTTTTTGTGTCATTTTATTCTTAAATGTTGAATAATTCCGATTTAAACATTCCGAGCATACTAATATGATCTTTTCGCGCATAATATTCACCATATTTAATTATAGTATATTAATAAAAATATTGATATAGTTAATTTAATTATTTTTGTAAAAATCCTTGGTTTTTTGCATAATTCGTTGCATTGCATTATCAACTTGCCGATAGTCTAAAGCTAAAAGTTGATGAATATTATAAATATTTTCTCCAGCATATCATAAACGAAAAACTTCTTTTTCTAATGGTGATAACCGTTGATAAAATAGTTTAATGACTTGTTTTCGTTCATCAAATCGAGCAAGTCTTGTTGAAAAATATTCCTCATTGTTTGTGATATTATCATTTGTTAATTTAACATAATAATTTAAAACTCGATTTTTCATGTTTAAGCACTGTCGAATTTGTTTATGAATATCCCAGGTATAACGTTGAAAAATAAAATCTTTTAATTTTTTTCGTGATTGGGGATTATACATCTTTGCACTTTCTAATACTGAAAAATACTTTAAACTTTCTAAATCTGATAATTCAATTGGTAAGGCAAAATACTTATAAAAAGTTCGCCGCTTCACTTCTTCTAGAAAAGGGGCATATAATTTATACAAACTAATTACTGCTTTATTATTATGACCCTCTTGAAATAAATAGAGTAGTTCATATTCATTAATAAGAATCAATTCCTTTCTAATGTCTGTTTTATTGTTGAAGCATTTTAATGTGATAAATTAAAATCGCACTAGCAACTGATACATTTAAAGAATCCAAATGGCCCGTTGTTGGAATATAAAGATTAAAATCAGAATGTTTTAGTAACTTAGGGCTAATCCCAGCTCCTTCGTTCCCAACGATTAAACAAACTGGTGTATCATATCGCAATTCATTAACCTTTTGTGCTTTTGCGGTTAAACTTGTCGCATAAATTCAAAAACCTTGCTTTTTTAAATATTCCACAGCATTTGTCAAATTATTAACCCGACAAACAGGAACATAATTAAAAGCTCCCGCCGAAGTTTTTGCCACAGTAGCATTAATATCAACTTGTCGTTTGTCTAAAATAATAACACCATCAACATTAAACATATCACAAGTTCGGAGAATGGCCCCAAAATTATGAGGATCAGAAATTTGGTCAAGGACTAATAAAAATGGATGGCTCTTTTGCAAGGCTTGTGTTGTTATTGTTTCAAGTAAATAATTTTGTGGTTTTAAAATCTCTAACACTAAGTTTTGATGCTTATTTGTTTTTACTAATGCTGTCATTTTATCAACAGAACAAAAAGCAACCTTAAGCTGGCGATCTTGTGCTAACTTTAAATAATAATCATTATTTTTACTTTTTTCTAATAAATATAATTTATTAATCTTCATCGTTGGGTTTAATAAAGATTCAACAACTGGATTAATTCCGTAAATGTATATATATTCTTGCATATTATTTTCCTTTTCCGATATTATTATCCATAACCAATATTAATAAATTACTTTACCAATATTATAGTTCAATTTGATAGTTTTTAATAGTTTCTTTTAAAGCTTGCATTGCCCGCTGATAAATTGCCAAATTTTTTGCTGACTTATTTGGAAATTTTGGCGCTAATGTTGGTATAATCCCTATGTTTGCTTTCATTGGTTTTAAGTCTTTTTGTTGCGGATTAGTTACATAATTAATTAATGATCCTAACACAGTTTCTGATGGTAATTTAATTAAGGGTAAATCCATCATATATTGATAAACATTCAGCGCACATAATAATCCGGAGGCTGCAGATTCTAAATAGCCTTCAACTCCAATAATTTGACCAGCAAAAAAGATGTTACTATTTTATTTAAATTGTAAATATTGGTTTAAAACCTTTGGGGCGTTAAGATAATTATTTTTATGTAAAACACCATAACGGACAATGTCAACATCAGTTAAACCGGGAATAAATTGTTTAATAATTCGTTTTTGTTCTGGCCATGTTAAATTTGTTTGTCAACCAACCAAATTATATAGACTATCAATGACATTATCTTGCCGTAATTGCACTACTGCAAATGGTTTTTCGCCAGTTTGATTTAAGAGATTGTTACTACTCATTGGACCATTTAACAAAATTTTACGAGATGTCTGCGCCATAACCTCAATTGGTTGACAACCTTTAAAATATTTTTCAAATGCCGGAATAATAACTCGTTTTGCATTAACCAGTTCCGTCACTAATTGTTCAAATTCTTGTTCTGTTAAAGGACAAATAATATAATCTTTTTGATCAGAATGTCGCGCACCATAATATGCTTTAGTAAAATCAATTCCTGCTTTTGTAATAATTGGAGCCGAACCATCATAATAGTACAACGCTTTGTTTCCAATCAACTTTTTTAATTCTGTTTCAAAATTTGAACTAATTAATGGTCCCGCTGCAATAATAGTAATTTGTTGTGGATTAATTGTAACAAATTCATCATAAATAACTGTAATATTTGGGTGGTTCAATAATGCTCTTGTAACTTTTTCAGAAAACAACGCGCGATCAACACTCAGAGCATCATCTCCCGGTACTTGTACTTCATATGCTGTTTTTAAAATTAAGGAATCCAATATTTTTAATTCCTCTTTTAAAATGCCAATCGCATTTTCTTTGGACATACTACGAAAAGAATTAGAACAAACTAATTCCGCAAAAGTATCTAGTTTTTGAACCAAATTCTTTTGTTTGCCCTTTCCTTCATATAGGTTAACTTTTAATCCCCGTTTTGCTAATTGATACGCAATTTCTGAACCAGCTAAACCAGCCCCAACAATATTAATTTCTTTTGTTTTCATCGCTTTAAAGAATGTCTTTTTCTAATAAAACTTTGCGAAGTTCATCAGCTTTCACGAAATCTTTACTATCCTTCGACTTAATTCATTCTAATAAATATTGACGAATTTCACTACTAATAACTGGTAATTGAAAATTGAAATTCATAATATTAAAAATAATATTATAAAAATCACTAGCTAATTGTAGATCTAACATTTTATTACGTAATTGCGTATTAATCATTTTTATCATTTGACTAATAATTGTTAAAACATTAGGACTATTTAAATTATTGGTTAACTCAGCAAGAACTTTTTTGACATATTCACCATGATTTGCTAAATTATAACTTAAATCATATTCTGCTAAAAATAAATTAATTGCTTTTAAAACTTTTAAAATTTTCTCGGTTTCATTTTGAACAACACCAATAATAGTATCAGTTACATTTAAGGGTTGAGTATAATTAGTTGCATATAATAAGTATCGTAATGTATTAGCACCATATGATTTAATAAAATCACGCACTAAAATACTATTATCTAATGACTTACTCATTTTTTCATTAGCAACATTTAAATGTCCATTATGCATTCAAATTTTGCTAATTTCTTTGCCATGATTTTTAGCAAAAAATTGAATTCGCTCATTCTCATGGTGAGGAAAAACCAAATCAATTCCACCGGCATGAATATCAATTGTTTGATGATTAAAAAATTTGTCAATTAAAACAGCACATTCAGTATGTCATCCTGGGCGACCCATATACTTTTGACCATTAATATTATCAAATGGAAATGAAAGTCCTACCGAAGTATTTTTTCACAAAGCAAAATCATATTGACTATGTTTATTTGCATCATGTTCAATCCGAGCATTAACTGCTAATTCTGCTAATTTCTTATTCGCTAAACAGCCATAAACTCCTTGATATTTTGCAATATTAAAATAAACATTACCGTTAATTTCATATGCTGCACCAATTTGAATTAAGGCTTGAATAAAACTAACAATATCATTAATATGGTCAGTAACCCGCACTCGTCTTGTTGGTTTTTTAACATTTAAATTAGTAACATCTTCTTCAAAGGCTTGAATATAAAATTCGGCAATTTCTTGCTCTGTTTTATTTTCCGCAGCAGCTTTATTAATGATTTTATCATCAATATCCGTATAATTTTGCACATAGTTAACTTCAATGCCTTGAAATTGTAAAAAACTAACTAATAAATCAACACTAATAATCGCACGAGCATTCCCAATATGAATATAATTGTAAACTGTTGGCCCACATGCATAAATATTAACTTTTTTTGTTTGACCATAATTTGTAAAATCACGAGTCAAAGTATTATATAATTTCATACTTCACCCTCTTATCTATTTGATTCAAATTCCATTTTTTTTAAATGAAATAAAAGCATTTGAATATCAGCGGGATTAATTCCCGAAATCCGATTTGCTTGTCCAATTGAAATAGGACGAATCTTTTTAAATTTCTCTCGTGCCTCGAGTGCTAAATTATCAACTAAATCATAGTTTAAATTGACAGGAATTAATTTATTTTCTAATTTAATTGTTTTTAAAGCAATTTCTTGTTCCTTTTTAATATATCCTTCAAAACGAATATTAATTAACAAATTTTGTTTTAAAAATGATTTTAAGTTTTTTAAAGGTAATAACTCTTCTTCTAAATATTTTAACTCAATATTTGGTCGTTTTAATAAATTATATCCCGAAATTCGTTCAGTAATATTAACAATCCCCAATGAAGATAACTTTTGAATAATTGGTGACTTTGCAGTAAAATAAGTATCTTTTAATAACTGGATTACTTCATTATAACTTTTTACATTTGCTTGATACTCACTTCAACTTTGATTATCAATTAACCCAAACTGGTGCGCATAATTTTTTAAGCGTTCTTCCGCGTTATCATTGCGTAACAATAATCGATATTCTGCGCGAGAAGTTAATAACCGATAAGGTTCTTCGGTTCCCTTTGTAATTAAATCATCAATTAAAACACCAATATATGCTTGATCACGACGCAAAATAAATGGTTCTTCGTTATTAATACTTAATACTGCATTAATTCCAGCCATTAAGCCTTGACAAGCAGCTTCCTCATAACCACTTGTGCCGTTAATTTGCCCAGCAGTATATAAATTTTTAACTCTCTTTGTTTCTAAAGTATGCATCAATTGCGTTGGGACAATTGCATCATATTCAATAGCATATGCTCATTTTAGAACCTCAACCTTTTCAAAACCAGGCAATGAGCGCAGCATTTTATCTTGAACATCAATTGGCATTGATGTTGAAAATCCTTGCACATAAATGGTATTTAAACTTTTTGATTCTGGTTCTAAAAAAATTTGATGACGAGGCTTATCGGCAAAACGAACAATCTTATCTTCAAAACTAGGACAATAACGTGGTCCCGTCCCTTTGACATTCCCCGAATACATTGCTGATAAAGATAAATGCTCTTGCACAATAGCATGCGTTGTTGGCGTTGAATGAATTAATCAACATAATTCTTGCTCTTGTAATGGGGTAAAATCTTTTGTAGCATAAGAAAATGCTAATTTCATATCAGTTCCTGGTTCTGACTGGGCTTTGGTATAATCAATTGAAGTATTAAGTACCCGCGCTGGAGTTCCCGTTTTTAACCGAAATAATTCAAATCCTAAATGTTTCAATTGGGTTGATAATCCCGCTGTTGTAATATCGCCATCAGGCCCTTGTACTTTTTTCTCTTTACCTTGTAGAACTAGTGATTGCATATATGTTCCTGTTGTCAAAATAACTTTTTTCGCAAAAAATTGTGTTTGATCTTTTAGAACAACACCATAACAAGCACCATTATCATCAACTAATAAACTTTGGACTGCTCCTTCATATAATTCTAAATTAACTTGGTTTTCAATAACTGTTTGCATATACTTTGAATATTTAATTTTATCTGATTGTGCTCGTAACGCTCATACTGCTGGTCCCCGCGAAGAATTTAATAGTTTCATTTGTAAAGCAGTTGCATCAGCAGCCTTTGCCATTTCACCACCAATAGCATCAATCTCACGGACAACAATTCCTTTTGCTGGACCACCAATTGAGGGATTACATGGCATTAAAGCAATTTTATCTTTATGTAAAGTAATTAACAATGTTTTTTTGTGCATTCTAGCAGCAACTAAACTTGCTTCAACACCAGCATGTCCAGCCCCAATAACGATTACATCGTATTCTTTCATTAAGATCCCTCCTTTAAATTATTTTATTGCTCTAATTCTGTTTTAATTCGTTCCAATTCTTGTTCAACATTTAAACGCTCAAATAAATTGGCTTTTTTCTCTATCTTTTTATTATATATCATTTCTTGATTTAAAATTGTTGAAAATGTTAAATTTTGTAAATCAATATTAAAGTAATCTGCAATTTTCTGGGCATGATCAATTAATATTGGTTGTAACAAAAAGGCACTAACAATAATAACATAAGCTAATGTTGCTAATGTTGTATGTAATTGTTCTGTCGCTTGATTTTTTTCTAATTCTCATGGTTTAGTTTCTTCAATATATTTATTTGCTTTATTACATAATTCTAAAACAATACTTAATGCTTTTGAAATTTGATAATCATTCATTGCCACTTGATAATTTTTAATTGCCAAAAGGCAACTATCAATTAAATCATTTTTTAATGGATCTTGTGATAAAAGTTGCCCATTAAAATATTTACTAATCATATTGCTTACCCGTGATACTAAGTTTCCAATATTATTTACCAAATGGGTATTATATGATTCTAAAAACATTTCATAAGAAAACTTTCCATCATTATCAGTTGGAATTTCATATCCTAAATAAAATCTTAAAACATCACGACCATATTGAGCAATTAAATATACGGGATCAACAACATTACCAATTGATTTGCTCATTTTTGTATCTTTGAACAAAATTCAACCATGTGATAAAAGTTTGTTTGGTTGACGTAAGCCCAAACTTTCTAACATACTTGGTCAATAAATTGTGTGGAACCGCGCAATTTCTTTTCCTAACAATTGCAGAATTTCAACATCCGCGTTATTTCAAAATTTATTAAATAATGTTTCATCTTCTGATAAATAACCCAATGCCGTTAAATAATTAGATAATGCATCAATTCAAACATAAATAATATGTTTATTATTTTCTAATGTTTTAATCCCCCATGAAAAAGTTGTTCTTGTTACTGACAAATCAGTTAAGCCTGGTAAAATAAAATTATTTAACATTTCATTTTTTCTAGCTTCTGGTTCAATAAAACCAGGATGATCATTGTAATAATTAATTAAAAACTGACTATATTTTGAAACCTTAAAAAAATAAGTCTCTTCTTTAACTTTCTTTGGTTTGTTTCCACAAACTAAACATTGCTGGGTTATTTTATCTAATTGTGATTCTGTTAAAAATTCTTCACAACTAACACAATATAATCCCTCATATGTCCCTAAATAAATATCACCTTTATTATATAATTTACTAAAAATCTTTTGTACTCCATCCTCATGAGCCTTATCTGTTGTACGAATAAATTTTGAATACTCAATTCCTAACTTATCTCATAATAGCTTAAAATTATTAACAATCATTGTTGTAAATTGATACGGTGTCACTCCCGCTTCTTTAGCTTTTTTTTCAATCTTTTCACCGTGTTCATCACTACCTGTTAAAAAAAAGGTTTCATAACCATCTAACTTCTTATAACGGTTCAAAATATCCGCTAAAGTTGTTGTATAAGCATGACCAATATGTAACTGGGCACTTGGATAATAAATTGGGGTTGTAACATAAAATAGTTTCTTGTTTTGGCTCATAATATCCCTCTCATTTTTATAATTGCTAATATAAATTATATCGCATTTTCTGCTGGAAAATAAGGTTCTTTGCTTTGATTCTTAACTTTTAAGCAATTATATTCCAAATAAAAAATAGTTATCATGATAACTATTTTTGATTGTCAGTAGTTTATCTTGTTACTTCAGTTAACTTACGAGATGAAATACTCCGCAAACCTTCTGCTAATAATTCTGTCATTTGATACGCAATATAAATAAAATCAATATCATCAATGCGATTACCATAATTTGCCTTTAATGTTTTTACTGCTTGTTTGTATAATTTATCATGGTAAACTTTGACATCTAATTTTTCTTTAAAATAACTGAAAGATAATGTTTTAGCATTCGACAATAAAGAATCAATTCGTAATGATAATGTTTTGTAAGTATCAGCTAATGCTAATTCCAATCGATATGTAAAATCTTCTTCAGTAACAACACGTCCACTATTTCGATATCAAATTACATTATCATATAACAATTGAATCGGATTTGTTGAATCACGAATTTTTTCAATATTTAAAACCAATTTTAATTGGTCTCGAATATTATTAAAGTGCTTTTCTAAAATAGGATTCTTCATTTTAATAATCTCCTTTAATCCTTAAGTCACTTAACACCACTGGTATAAATCCACAAAGGGTATCATTATTCAGTTTTATTAATTATAAGATTGTTTCTTATATATAATTATCATAACATAAGAAATATGGCATTTGTCCAGATATTTTAGGTAAATAAAAATATATTAAAAAAGCAATAGAAATTGCTTTTTATGATTAGGAAGATGGGAGAAATTTGAATAATGAAAAATAATACATTAATTAATGAATTCTTAACTTTATTTCCAGACAGTAAAACATACTATCAATATATTTTTAATAGAAAATTTGATAACTTAAAAAAATGTTTAAAATATCATAAAAATTTTAAATACTATTTTATTGAAAAACAAAAACGATATGATTGTCAATATTGTGGAAATTCTATATATCCTACTATACAAACATCAGTTAGAAGAATAATTTATTTTTATATTAATTTTGATATTATTAATATTAACAATATTAAACAAATTTGTTTAAAATTTAATGGTAATATTTTGATTAAAAATGAATATGAAAAAATAATCCACCAAATGAGTTCTATAGTAATAATTTTAAAGTTAAAATAGATATTCAAATTGAAAATAAAAATACAGAATATGTATATCTTATATCCAATTTAAATAGTGGTCATACAGAATATAATAGTATTTTTAAAATTAATGAAAAAAATAAAAAAGATAATAAGAGATAATATTATCTTTTTTTATGTAATATATCTACCTACAATATCTGGACAAATGCCATTATATTTAAATAAACTAATTATTAGTTTTTTTCAATTTTTTTAC
This genomic window from Spiroplasma sp. SV19 contains:
- the rpmG gene encoding 50S ribosomal protein L33, whose product is MREKIILVCSECLNRNYSTFKNKMTQKERLEINKFCKTCNKHTKHKETR
- the mnmG gene encoding tRNA uridine-5-carboxymethylaminomethyl(34) synthesis enzyme MnmG, with the translated sequence MMKEYDVIVIGAGHAGVEASLVAARMHKKTLLITLHKDKIALMPCNPSIGGPAKGIVVREIDAIGGEMAKAADATALQMKLLNSSRGPAVWALRAQSDKIKYSKYMQTVIENQVNLELYEGAVQSLLVDDNGACYGVVLKDQTQFFAKKVILTTGTYMQSLVLQGKEKKVQGPDGDITTAGLSTQLKHLGFELFRLKTGTPARVLNTSIDYTKAQSEPGTDMKLAFSYATKDFTPLQEQELCWLIHSTPTTHAIVQEHLSLSAMYSGNVKGTGPRYCPSFEDKIVRFADKPRHQIFLEPESKSLNTIYVQGFSTSMPIDVQDKMLRSLPGFEKVEVLKWAYAIEYDAIVPTQLMHTLETKRVKNLYTAGQINGTSGYEEAACQGLMAGINAVLSINNEEPFILRRDQAYIGVLIDDLITKGTEEPYRLLTSRAEYRLLLRNDNAEERLKNYAHQFGLIDNQSWSEYQANVKSYNEVIQLLKDTYFTAKSPIIQKLSSLGIVNITERISGYNLLKRPNIELKYLEEELLPLKNLKSFLKQNLLINIRFEGYIKKEQEIALKTIKLENKLIPVNLNYDLVDNLALEAREKFKKIRPISIGQANRISGINPADIQMLLFHLKKMEFESNR
- a CDS encoding RNA polymerase subunit sigma translates to MILINEYELLYLFQEGHNNKAVISLYKLYAPFLEEVKRRTFYKYFALPIELSDLESLKYFSVLESAKMYNPQSRKKLKDFIFQRYTWDIHKQIRQCLNMKNRVLNYYVKLTNDNITNNEEYFSTRLARFDERKQVIKLFYQRLSPLEKEVFRLWYAGENIYNIHQLLALDYRQVDNAMQRIMQKTKDFYKNN
- the rlmB gene encoding 23S rRNA (guanosine(2251)-2'-O)-methyltransferase RlmB — encoded protein: MQEYIYIYGINPVVESLLNPTMKINKLYLLEKSKNNDYYLKLAQDRQLKVAFCSVDKMTALVKTNKHQNLVLEILKPQNYLLETITTQALQKSHPFLLVLDQISDPHNFGAILRTCDMFNVDGVIILDKRQVDINATVAKTSAGAFNYVPVCRVNNLTNAVEYLKKQGFWIYATSLTAKAQKVNELRYDTPVCLIVGNEGAGISPKLLKHSDFNLYIPTTGHLDSLNVSVASAILIYHIKMLQQ
- the metG gene encoding methionine--tRNA ligase codes for the protein MSQNKKLFYVTTPIYYPSAQLHIGHAYTTTLADILNRYKKLDGYETFFLTGSDEHGEKIEKKAKEAGVTPYQFTTMIVNNFKLLWDKLGIEYSKFIRTTDKAHEDGVQKIFSKLYNKGDIYLGTYEGLYCVSCEEFLTESQLDKITQQCLVCGNKPKKVKEETYFFKVSKYSQFLINYYNDHPGFIEPEARKNEMLNNFILPGLTDLSVTRTTFSWGIKTLENNKHIIYVWIDALSNYLTALGYLSEDETLFNKFWNNADVEILQLLGKEIARFHTIYWPSMLESLGLRQPNKLLSHGWILFKDTKMSKSIGNVVDPVYLIAQYGRDVLRFYLGYEIPTDNDGKFSYEMFLESYNTHLVNNIGNLVSRVSNMISKYFNGQLLSQDPLKNDLIDSCLLAIKNYQVAMNDYQISKALSIVLELCNKANKYIEETKPWELEKNQATEQLHTTLATLAYVIIVSAFLLQPILIDHAQKIADYFNIDLQNLTFSTILNQEMIYNKKIEKKANLFERLNVEQELERIKTELEQ
- the cysS gene encoding cysteine--tRNA ligase; protein product: MKLYNTLTRDFTNYGQTKKVNIYACGPTVYNYIHIGNARAIISVDLLVSFLQFQGIEVNYVQNYTDIDDKIINKAAAENKTEQEIAEFYIQAFEEDVTNLNVKKPTRRVRVTDHINDIVSFIQALIQIGAAYEINGNVYFNIAKYQGVYGCLANKKLAELAVNARIEHDANKHSQYDFALWKNTSVGLSFPFDNINGQKYMGRPGWHTECAVLIDKFFNHQTIDIHAGGIDLVFPHHENERIQFFAKNHGKEISKIWMHNGHLNVANEKMSKSLDNSILVRDFIKSYGANTLRYLLYATNYTQPLNVTDTIIGVVQNETEKILKVLKAINLFLAEYDLSYNLANHGEYVKKVLAELTNNLNSPNVLTIISQMIKMINTQLRNKMLDLQLASDFYNIIFNIMNFNFQLPVISSEIRQYLLEWIKSKDSKDFVKADELRKVLLEKDIL